From a region of the Chitinophaga caseinilytica genome:
- a CDS encoding TlpA disulfide reductase family protein, whose translation MRKYTLQKLIFLSCCLLPTLTTLASNQINYTVKGKIKGLPDGTRIYLIKTNNETKIDTIGITFSKNESFHLSGTDDIVGKIHALAFDQSDIKKVVPSGLEPMPFIIENNNFSIQGNLENWPVVNFINSKTNENYHKLIDEIRAINKDMRLRFPKGGDAMDSIYTTTVKKALLKYPDSYGTSVITELFSQKLGKVELAFIYSTFSNKVKESYYGQIINKTLHYLTDAHNIMEGKILPDFKFPTESGDSISILQYAATKKYVLIDIWASWCTPCREEIPNLKEVYKIYGDNGLGIVSISIDKNEKSWKSALSKEAMPWVHTIDPDELISGNIFRVSSIPVYILIDNQGKLISFQSASSGIQSFGPELRDVSLRNTLKDLFRH comes from the coding sequence ATGAGAAAATACACCTTACAAAAGCTAATTTTTCTTTCCTGTTGTTTACTTCCAACACTAACAACATTAGCAAGCAATCAAATTAATTATACGGTCAAAGGAAAAATTAAAGGTCTACCTGACGGCACCAGAATATACCTTATTAAAACAAATAACGAAACTAAAATAGACACCATTGGCATAACTTTTAGCAAAAACGAATCCTTTCACTTGTCTGGCACCGACGATATTGTAGGGAAAATTCATGCACTTGCATTTGACCAAAGTGACATCAAAAAAGTGGTTCCGAGTGGATTGGAACCTATGCCATTTATTATAGAAAATAATAATTTCTCGATTCAAGGGAATTTAGAAAATTGGCCAGTAGTCAACTTCATAAATTCCAAAACCAATGAAAACTATCATAAATTAATTGATGAAATACGCGCAATTAATAAAGACATGAGACTCCGGTTCCCAAAAGGAGGCGACGCGATGGACAGTATATATACAACTACTGTAAAAAAGGCTTTACTTAAATATCCAGATAGTTACGGTACAAGTGTTATTACAGAATTATTTTCACAAAAACTGGGAAAAGTAGAACTAGCTTTCATTTATAGCACTTTTAGTAACAAAGTCAAGGAAAGTTATTACGGACAAATTATTAACAAAACGCTCCACTACCTGACAGATGCTCACAATATCATGGAAGGTAAAATCCTACCCGATTTCAAATTTCCCACAGAGTCTGGCGACTCTATAAGCATTTTGCAATACGCTGCGACAAAAAAGTATGTTTTAATTGACATTTGGGCAAGTTGGTGTACGCCATGCAGGGAGGAAATTCCGAATCTTAAAGAAGTTTATAAAATATACGGAGATAACGGATTAGGCATCGTTAGTATATCCATAGACAAAAATGAAAAATCTTGGAAATCCGCACTTTCTAAAGAAGCAATGCCGTGGGTGCATACAATCGATCCTGATGAACTCATTAGCGGAAACATTTTTCGTGTATCTTCTATACCAGTATATATCCTAATTGATAATCAAGGAAAACTGATTTCCTTCCAATCCGCTAGCTCCGGAATCCAATCATTCGGCCCAGAACTAAGGGACGTTAGCCTCCGCAATACTCTAAAAGATCTTTTCAGGCACTAA
- a CDS encoding SusC/RagA family TonB-linked outer membrane protein has translation MERTFTIKSSKVRLLAGMIMTLLIIPCLAFEQVNTKITLNYQNTEISKVLQSIEKQSGYTFFYSGGTIDASSLISINVKQTPIEKVLDELLEPFKVEYQFKDKSIILKKQQRLTTTFNFIQNKQDTNKLLIIKGKILNEKGNGLVGVTVIVKGTPTHTISIENGYFELHANEKNATLLFTSIGYENQELKVKESAIVSIVLKERVTELQKIEVVSTGYQDIPKERATGSFTFVDNELFNRRVGSKVLDRLNDVVPGLVRTTQTSISKPLSGYQIRGISTINAETSPLLVVDNFIFEGDPAVINPNDIESVTILKDAASASIWGVRAGNGVIVITTKRGKPNRKATLSFNSNFSFSNKPNIRSIPSVPSKDVIDLEKKGLIRDTMMAI, from the coding sequence ATGGAACGAACGTTTACAATCAAATCCAGCAAGGTTCGATTGCTCGCCGGCATGATAATGACCTTGCTTATTATCCCTTGCCTGGCTTTCGAACAGGTGAATACCAAAATCACACTGAACTACCAGAACACGGAAATATCGAAAGTGCTCCAGTCGATAGAGAAACAAAGCGGCTATACGTTTTTCTATTCTGGAGGAACGATAGACGCTTCATCGCTGATATCGATCAACGTGAAGCAGACTCCAATCGAAAAGGTGCTGGACGAATTGCTGGAGCCTTTTAAGGTGGAGTATCAGTTTAAGGATAAGTCGATTATTCTGAAGAAGCAGCAGCGACTCACAACTACATTTAACTTTATTCAGAATAAGCAAGACACTAATAAACTTCTTATTATAAAAGGAAAAATACTTAATGAAAAAGGGAATGGCCTAGTAGGTGTTACAGTTATTGTTAAAGGTACTCCTACGCATACAATTTCTATCGAAAATGGATACTTTGAATTACATGCGAACGAAAAAAATGCGACTCTTTTATTTACTAGTATTGGCTACGAAAATCAAGAACTAAAAGTAAAGGAAAGTGCAATTGTTAGCATTGTATTGAAAGAGCGAGTAACTGAACTTCAGAAGATTGAGGTAGTCTCAACTGGCTACCAAGACATTCCTAAAGAAAGAGCCACTGGAAGTTTTACGTTTGTCGATAACGAACTGTTTAATAGAAGAGTTGGATCAAAGGTACTTGATAGGTTAAACGACGTTGTTCCGGGGCTTGTTCGAACAACTCAAACGTCAATCTCTAAACCACTTTCTGGATATCAAATACGAGGAATCTCAACCATAAACGCCGAAACCTCTCCACTATTAGTTGTTGACAATTTCATCTTTGAGGGAGATCCCGCAGTAATCAACCCTAATGATATTGAAAGCGTAACAATTTTAAAAGATGCAGCCTCCGCATCTATTTGGGGGGTAAGGGCTGGAAACGGGGTAATTGTTATCACTACAAAAAGAGGTAAACCAAATAGAAAAGCAACATTATCTTTCAATAGCAATTTCTCATTCAGTAATAAGCCTAATATACGATCTATCCCATCAGTACCAAGCAAAGATGTAATTGACTTGGAAAAAAAAGGTTTAATCAGGGATACTATGATGGCTATCTAA
- a CDS encoding RagB/SusD family nutrient uptake outer membrane protein — MKKHTLSTIVIFLFLALSTSCSKDWFDIKADKNQTIPSTLDDLELLLDDYNTISANTPALGEVSSDGHHLLESTWPNYLIDFPDYNNSTNAYTWSYKQPYTAVVDWNQAYRKIFICNLVLVNIEKIDRGLHNAVQYDRIKGNALFIIAKTYFEIAQLYAEPYKASTISKFGLPIREGIDITIKSQRAGVKETYERIENAIKSAIPLLPTKPSLATRASKNSCYALLSRFYLLTGNYGLCVKYSDSSLSINNKLLDFNSLPIGRLGIGIFNPEVIFHSAMLTIPMLSISDSYIDTSLYNDYAENDLRKSVFFQEVDSGYIFIGDYSNDGEKFSGIANDEILLNRAEAYARLNNIQLALMDVNNLLKTRFRTDENGHSTYQPFEIDNQKDAIDLIVTERHKELIYRGIRWSDLRRLKDDALHAPKIERTIGGQVYRLSHSYQYTLPLPEDEMSFSSLEQNPGWSN; from the coding sequence ATGAAGAAACATACTCTCAGCACCATAGTCATTTTCTTGTTTCTAGCTCTAAGTACTTCCTGTTCTAAAGATTGGTTTGATATTAAGGCTGATAAAAACCAAACCATTCCTTCAACTTTGGACGACTTAGAACTTTTGCTTGACGACTACAATACAATTTCTGCAAATACACCTGCACTTGGAGAAGTATCATCGGATGGCCATCATTTACTCGAGTCTACGTGGCCGAACTATCTAATAGACTTCCCGGATTACAACAATAGCACCAATGCGTATACCTGGTCATATAAACAACCTTATACAGCAGTCGTAGATTGGAATCAAGCATATCGAAAAATATTTATTTGCAATCTCGTGCTAGTTAATATTGAAAAAATAGATCGGGGACTCCATAACGCAGTACAATACGACAGAATAAAAGGTAACGCGTTGTTTATTATTGCTAAAACTTACTTCGAAATTGCGCAGCTATATGCGGAACCATATAAAGCTAGTACTATCAGCAAATTTGGGCTACCAATAAGAGAAGGTATTGATATTACAATTAAAAGCCAACGCGCCGGAGTAAAAGAAACATATGAACGAATAGAAAACGCCATAAAAAGTGCTATTCCGCTACTTCCCACAAAACCTAGTCTTGCTACCAGGGCTAGCAAGAACAGTTGTTATGCACTTCTTTCCCGTTTTTATCTCTTAACTGGCAACTATGGTCTATGTGTAAAGTACTCAGATTCGTCACTTTCAATAAACAATAAGTTATTGGATTTTAATAGCTTACCGATTGGCAGACTTGGCATTGGCATTTTTAATCCTGAAGTAATATTTCATTCTGCGATGTTGACAATTCCAATGTTATCCATCTCAGATTCGTATATCGATACTTCTCTATATAATGATTATGCAGAAAATGACCTCCGAAAATCAGTATTCTTTCAAGAAGTTGACAGTGGATATATCTTTATTGGGGACTACTCTAATGATGGTGAAAAATTCTCCGGTATTGCAAATGATGAAATATTACTAAATAGGGCGGAAGCCTATGCAAGATTAAATAATATACAACTTGCGCTGATGGACGTAAATAACTTACTTAAGACCAGGTTTAGAACAGACGAAAATGGGCACTCAACTTACCAGCCATTTGAAATTGATAATCAGAAAGATGCAATTGACTTAATTGTGACAGAGCGCCATAAGGAGTTGATATATAGGGGTATAAGGTGGAGTGATTTACGCAGACTTAAAGACGATGCTCTCCATGCTCCCAAAATAGAACGTACAATTGGTGGTCAAGTTTACCGGCTAAGCCATTCTTACCAATATACACTTCCGTTACCCGAAGACGAAATGTCATTTTCGTCACTAGAGCAAAACCCAGGTTGGAGTAATTAG
- a CDS encoding MFS transporter — translation MVGSLGTYTEVISMANYANVIGMGAVVPVILRLERRFRGKELLLGCFLALAALSVLCAMTTEPLVIVGASFLMGIFKMLALLKMIPVIMFLITPTGDRGKFYSFYYTISIVTSQLVIWGTTGLAYKSEWQAVYYAIAGILLINALLAVIFMHNKRSARAVSLKGIDWWSMAIFAAAFLLLDYVLVFARQQAWFSSTSIQWAAVGFVLMAGLFIWRQLMLRHPFIDVRVFRKTPVWHGLLLLMSLGVYMGTAAMQTTFTTGVLGYDNYTNAILYAWMIPGIIAGGIMGAVGFKRGWHLKYFIFGGYLCFMAYSVSMYFLMAPVIDIEYLYVISVVKGLGMTVLFIGIWYYAMSTLPMDEMLSAVSVLMVVRTFVGVALFAAVYSWAQYQLQWQSAANLATGMDAVAYDGGMALYGQLQVQAVLDATKTLYGYVCIGGLFILTYVLTHHFGRLDFRRMVTISRAISGTPLKARFRRRRDDDEGDAVAAAAAAA, via the coding sequence ATGGTGGGGAGCCTCGGCACTTATACCGAAGTGATCTCGATGGCCAATTACGCCAACGTGATCGGCATGGGGGCCGTGGTGCCGGTGATCTTGCGGCTGGAGCGGCGGTTCCGGGGGAAGGAATTGCTCCTAGGCTGCTTCCTGGCGCTGGCGGCGCTTTCCGTGCTATGCGCCATGACCACGGAGCCCCTGGTAATCGTGGGCGCTTCGTTCCTCATGGGCATTTTCAAGATGCTGGCTTTGCTGAAAATGATCCCCGTGATCATGTTCCTCATCACGCCCACCGGCGACCGCGGCAAATTCTATTCGTTTTACTATACCATCAGCATCGTGACGAGCCAGCTGGTGATCTGGGGGACCACCGGCCTGGCGTACAAATCTGAATGGCAGGCGGTGTATTATGCGATAGCGGGGATTTTACTGATCAACGCATTGCTGGCTGTGATTTTCATGCATAACAAGCGCAGTGCGCGGGCGGTGTCTTTGAAAGGCATCGACTGGTGGAGCATGGCGATCTTCGCCGCTGCTTTTCTGTTGCTGGATTATGTGCTGGTGTTTGCGCGGCAGCAGGCCTGGTTTTCGTCCACATCGATCCAGTGGGCGGCAGTGGGGTTTGTGTTGATGGCGGGCCTGTTCATATGGCGCCAGCTAATGCTTCGACATCCCTTCATAGACGTGCGCGTTTTCCGGAAAACGCCCGTGTGGCATGGATTGCTGTTGTTGATGAGCCTGGGCGTGTATATGGGCACCGCGGCCATGCAAACCACATTCACCACAGGCGTGCTGGGGTACGACAACTATACCAACGCCATCCTCTACGCCTGGATGATCCCCGGTATCATCGCCGGCGGCATCATGGGCGCGGTGGGCTTTAAACGGGGATGGCATCTCAAATACTTCATTTTCGGCGGCTATCTGTGTTTCATGGCGTATAGCGTGAGCATGTACTTCCTCATGGCGCCCGTCATCGACATCGAATATCTCTACGTCATCAGTGTGGTAAAGGGTTTGGGGATGACGGTCCTGTTCATCGGGATCTGGTATTACGCCATGAGCACCCTCCCGATGGATGAAATGCTGAGTGCCGTGAGCGTGCTCATGGTGGTGCGGACCTTCGTGGGCGTAGCGCTTTTCGCCGCGGTGTATTCCTGGGCGCAATACCAGCTGCAATGGCAAAGCGCCGCTAATCTGGCCACCGGGATGGATGCCGTTGCCTACGACGGCGGGATGGCGCTATACGGCCAATTGCAGGTGCAGGCAGTGCTGGATGCCACCAAAACGCTGTACGGGTACGTATGCATCGGGGGGCTTTTCATTTTGACGTATGTGTTGACGCATCACTTCGGCCGGCTGGATTTCCGGCGGATGGTGACGATCAGTCGCGCGATTTCCGGGACGCCGCTGAAGGCGCGTTTCCGCAGGAGGAGGGACGACGATGAGGGGGATGCGGTGGCCGCCGCGGCAGCGGCGGCTTGA
- a CDS encoding sugar phosphate isomerase/epimerase family protein encodes MSTRRNFLLQTALGLVATAAGPLAAVAAAPKPEGQRFPMGMAGYTFAKFSVDEAIAQMQRAGIEYISVKDIHLPLNSSEEKIAEVLGKFKAAGIKVYAVGVIYMKTEKAVDEAFAYAAKVGVPLIVGVPNPELLDYTEAKIKATNIRLAIHNHGPEDKLYPGPKNVYDLIKHRDARMGICLDIGHAMRAGEEPGQAMKLYKDRIFDLHLKDVTVASNQGKPTEIGRGVINFPGFVQSMARINYKGICSIEYEKNMADPLPGIAEGKGFFEGVVRSLVK; translated from the coding sequence ATGTCTACAAGAAGAAACTTCCTGTTGCAAACCGCATTGGGACTGGTCGCCACCGCGGCGGGGCCCCTGGCTGCGGTAGCGGCGGCGCCGAAGCCGGAAGGCCAGCGCTTCCCCATGGGCATGGCGGGTTACACCTTCGCCAAGTTCAGTGTGGATGAAGCGATCGCCCAGATGCAACGCGCCGGCATCGAGTACATTTCCGTGAAAGACATCCACCTGCCCCTGAACAGCTCGGAAGAGAAGATCGCCGAAGTCCTGGGTAAGTTCAAAGCGGCCGGCATCAAGGTGTACGCCGTGGGTGTGATTTACATGAAAACCGAAAAGGCCGTGGATGAGGCGTTCGCCTATGCTGCGAAGGTGGGCGTTCCCCTGATCGTGGGTGTTCCCAATCCCGAATTGCTCGATTACACAGAGGCAAAGATCAAAGCGACGAACATCCGCCTGGCGATCCACAACCATGGCCCGGAAGACAAGCTCTACCCCGGTCCCAAAAACGTGTACGACCTCATCAAGCACCGCGACGCGCGCATGGGCATTTGCCTGGACATCGGTCACGCCATGCGGGCAGGAGAGGAGCCCGGCCAGGCGATGAAGCTGTACAAAGACCGTATTTTCGATCTGCACCTGAAAGATGTGACGGTGGCCTCCAACCAGGGGAAACCCACGGAGATCGGCCGCGGGGTCATTAATTTCCCCGGCTTTGTGCAATCGATGGCAAGGATTAATTATAAGGGCATTTGCAGTATAGAGTATGAGAAGAACATGGCGGACCCGCTGCCGGGGATCGCGGAGGGGAAAGGGTTTTTTGAGGGGGTGGTGAGGAGTTTGGTGAAGTAG
- a CDS encoding TlpA disulfide reductase family protein: protein MNVRRKVKWDLHILILLLTLTVPKAKGKDLSNPQLKYDSIVKFGTEIRNAGDRLAQLELNDTEHRALLIAKLDSLSCKFQQVWIEFWNEYPKDKRKFEWFLTNASNKANYIHYWRDRTEGAKLYTKIPKNIHQYTAEIDTASYNKNSRQLDEMAKEYFCYIDSIGGKDNITTKAYYLYKLKNYLKLCQNTAFRPSKDIMLEKIKEYFLNTAKADSFGIKNERDGFTPYLSDYYQLLTEQFFTRIDEFDLTVEDILIFITSFEDEKNEILKGWQQYNMKLFNSYSVPLPFEGKTTKGTHLNIKDFKGQVVLLDLWSIGCSSCIAAFPKVNLLLEKYKDKGFSVIAACAANIKSLSKIEKINSSANVKWETVLFSEDNTGKNFSTKYLSDYAFFAFPRYLLLNKEGKTISYSYFLDSDIEAKILAAL, encoded by the coding sequence ATGAATGTTCGAAGGAAAGTTAAATGGGATTTGCATATTCTTATCCTGTTACTTACACTTACTGTCCCGAAAGCAAAAGGTAAAGATTTATCTAACCCTCAACTGAAGTATGATTCTATAGTGAAGTTTGGCACAGAAATCCGGAATGCAGGTGATAGATTGGCGCAACTAGAACTGAATGATACAGAGCATAGAGCCTTACTCATTGCCAAATTGGACTCACTTTCTTGCAAATTTCAGCAGGTATGGATTGAATTTTGGAATGAATACCCAAAGGATAAAAGAAAATTTGAATGGTTCTTAACAAATGCAAGCAATAAAGCTAACTACATACACTACTGGCGTGACAGAACTGAAGGCGCAAAGCTTTATACAAAAATACCAAAGAACATACATCAATATACAGCTGAGATAGATACAGCAAGTTACAATAAAAACTCAAGGCAACTTGACGAAATGGCAAAGGAGTACTTTTGTTATATCGATAGTATTGGCGGTAAAGACAACATTACAACAAAAGCCTATTATTTGTATAAACTAAAAAACTACCTTAAGCTTTGTCAAAACACCGCATTCAGACCCTCCAAGGATATAATGCTTGAAAAAATAAAAGAGTACTTTTTGAATACAGCTAAGGCTGACAGTTTTGGGATCAAGAATGAAAGAGACGGCTTTACACCATATTTAAGTGATTATTATCAATTACTCACAGAACAATTCTTTACTCGAATTGATGAATTCGACCTTACCGTCGAAGACATATTAATATTCATTACCAGTTTTGAGGACGAAAAAAACGAAATACTTAAAGGCTGGCAGCAATACAATATGAAATTATTTAATTCATATAGTGTACCATTGCCGTTCGAAGGAAAAACCACAAAAGGAACACATTTAAATATCAAGGATTTTAAAGGTCAAGTCGTGTTACTGGATTTATGGTCGATTGGGTGTTCCAGTTGTATTGCAGCATTTCCAAAGGTCAATCTCCTACTAGAAAAGTACAAGGACAAAGGATTCAGTGTTATCGCAGCATGTGCTGCGAATATAAAATCACTTTCAAAAATTGAAAAAATAAATTCAAGCGCCAATGTAAAATGGGAAACAGTACTTTTCTCGGAAGATAATACCGGTAAAAACTTTTCCACTAAATATTTATCCGATTATGCATTTTTTGCATTCCCGAGATACTTACTACTTAATAAAGAAGGAAAAACAATTTCATATTCCTATTTCCTAGACTCAGACATTGAAGCGAAAATCCTTGCCGCTTTATAA
- a CDS encoding MauE/DoxX family redox-associated membrane protein, with translation MLKNVTRKIRISQLCLELIVALLIILWVYTSISKIFDFSNFKTQLGLSPFISGMSGFLSFAIPTGELLLALLLVIKKTRIVGLYASFALMLMFTIYIYMMLQYAYDLPCSCGGVLAKMTWSDHLYFNGAFTIAALIGVLIVERKVYVLKTA, from the coding sequence ATGCTTAAGAATGTAACTCGGAAAATCCGAATTTCACAGCTTTGCCTGGAGCTTATTGTCGCGTTGTTAATTATCTTATGGGTGTATACATCCATCAGTAAGATATTTGACTTCAGCAATTTTAAAACCCAATTAGGATTGTCGCCTTTCATAAGTGGTATGTCTGGATTTCTTTCATTTGCAATTCCTACGGGTGAATTACTACTTGCTTTATTGCTCGTAATTAAGAAAACAAGAATAGTAGGGCTGTATGCGTCTTTTGCCCTGATGCTCATGTTTACAATTTATATATACATGATGCTACAATATGCATATGATTTGCCATGTAGTTGTGGAGGTGTTCTAGCAAAAATGACTTGGAGCGATCACCTTTATTTTAATGGTGCGTTTACAATCGCTGCATTAATTGGTGTGCTAATCGTTGAAAGAAAAGTATACGTACTTAAAACAGCCTAG